ACTATTTAGGTTCTTTAGGCGTAACGTCTTTAATATCACCGCCTTCATTAAGCCCATCTTTGAATTTACGGATACCTACTCCCAAGTCACCCAACACGCGTGGCAGTTTTCCGGCACCAAAAAGAATAAAAATAGCAATAACAAGAAGCAGTAATTTCCAGATACCCATAAAGGCTCCTTTCAAAGTTATGTGTTGATTATACTCTTTATTATGCCTTAAGCCAAGTGGGGATATGATCTTTAGCAAATAACTCCTCGTAGGTCTGTCGAGGCCGTATCACATCAAACGTATCACCTTTTACCATAACTTCAGCTAACAGCGGCCTTGAATTATAGGTTGACCCCATCACCGAACCGTAGGCGCCAGCAGAGCGTATGGCTAATAAATCGCCTGGATTACAGGTGGGCATAAGTCGTTGCATCGCAAGCACATCGCCGGTTTCACAAATAGGTCCAACGACATCCACGAGATGCTGCACGGTGTTAGAGCTCGATTGAACCACAGGAATTATATGATGATAGGCATCATATAACGTAGGACGAATCAGGTTATTCATAGCGGCATCTACAATCAGAAAATTTCGGCTTTCTGTTTTCTTTTCATAAATAACCTGGGTTACCAAAATGCCCGAATTACCCACGATCAAACGACCTGGTTCAAATACTAAGCTACAGCCTAGATCTTTGGTTGCCTCACTGACGACATCCGCATAATCCTTAGGCGTCGGAGGAATAACCTCTTCATGATAGGGAATTCCAAGACCACCACCTAAATCAAGCCTCGTAATAATATGTCCCTCGCCTCGTAACATTTTAAGCAGTTCAGCAATTTTGCTGAACGCTTTCCGAAAAGGCTCAAGATCAAGCAATTGTGAACCAATATGCATCGAGATAGCACACGGATTAATACCGGGAAGATCCGCCGCCAAACGATAGATATGCTTGGCTCTCTGCCACTCCACTCCAAATTTATGCTCTTTTTTACCAGTTGAGATTTTATGGTGAGTTCCTGCATCGATATCAGGATTAAGGCGAATTGCAATGTTCGCGGTCATACCTAATGATTCGGCAACCTGGCTTAAGGTCCGCAATTCTTCCTCGGATTCGACATTGAATTGAAGGATCCTTTCTGTTAGGGCATACGCCATCTCCTCTGTGGTTTTACCCACACCGGAAAAAACGATTTTCTTTGGATTGACTCCTGCTATGCGTGCTCGTCTGATTTCTCCACCCGAGACAGCATCGACACCGGCTCCTTCATTGGCTAACAGCTTAATAATAGCATTATTATCATTGGCTTTTACCGCATAACACAACATCACGTTCAAAGACGATGGAAACGGCTCCAGAAAAACGCGGTAGTGCCGTTGAATTGTAGCCGATGAATAAATATAAACAGGTGTACCCACCTGTTTAACAATGTCGCTTACGGGTACATCTTCAGCGTACAATACCCCATGCTTATAATTAAAATGATCCATAACAACTACTTTTGATTAATGGGTTTGATTACGCGTATCCTCATCAACGCCAACCGGCGATTCAGAATCACGTTTACCTGAATCCTGAGGATCTGGAACAACCGCTTGAGGCTCCTGATCTAAACCTTGTACAGGTATTTGATTGGTCGTCTGTTCCTCATGCATCTGGTCAATGATACCAGGATCAGGTGCAGGCGTATCCACAATCGGAGAATTTGGCGCTTGATATTCTATCTGAATTTGGTCCTTAGCACGTTTTTTCATCACACGGTCACCATGCACCAAATCGCCACGAAAACCGCAGGATGTTAGGAACATCCATGATCCCGCACCTATCAGAATACTCTGTTTTATCATTTCAGATATTCCTTTTGGGCATGGCTAATAGCTTCCTTAACTCTCAATGGTGAAGTCCCTCCAAAACTCTGGCGGCTATTAACCGACTTCGACACGGTGAGAACATCAAAAATCGACGCATTAATTCCCGGCTCTACTGACTGAAGCTCATCAAGCTTCAGTTCATGCAATTCACAGGGTTTTGCTTCGGCAAGCCGGACAATCCTTCCAGTAATGTGATGCGCTTTACGAAAAGGAATGTGTAGATTCTGTACCAGCCAATCTGCAAGATCCGTAGCCGTAGCATAACCTTGACCTGCAAGTGCCAGCATCCGGTCTTTATTAATGAACATATCCTTGATCATGCCTTCCATAGCGGCCAGGCTTAAATGAAGCGTTGCAGCAACATCAAATACAGGTTCTTTATCTTCCTGCATATCTTTGCTATATGTCAGTGGCAGCGCTTTCATCACAGTAAGTAATGATAATAACGCGCCATAAACCCTGCCGGTTTTAGCACGCACTAATTCAGCTGCGTCTGGATTACGCTTCTGAGGCATGATCGAACTACCTGTCGTAAATGATTCTGATAAGGTAATAAAACGAAAACCTGGGCTGCACCAGAGCACAATCTCTTCAGCAAAACGTGAAAGATGCATAGAAATCAAGCTGGCAACACTTAAAAATTCAATCGCAAAATCGCGGTCTGATGTTGAATCAAGTGAGTTGCGTGTGGGACCATCAAATCCAAGTAACTCAGCGGTGAGGTGACGATCAATAGGAAAGGATGTTCCAGCCAGGGCTGCTGCACCAAGCGGACATTCATTCAGGCGTTTTCTTGCATCGGCAACACGACTACGATCCCGTCTTAACATCTCAACATAGGCAAGTAAGTGATGGCCAAACGTAACAGGTTGCGCTGCTTGAAGATGCGTAAAACCAGGTAAAATAGTTTCTGCATGCTCTGCCGCCCTTTTTAGTAATGCGCTTTGAACAGCCTTCAAACGTTGATCAAGGGCATCATAGGTATCGCGCACAAATAATTTAAAATCGGTAGCAACTTGATCATTTCGTGAACGTGCCGTATGCAGCTTTCCGGCAACATCGCCGATAATTTCCTGCAAACGCGATTCCACATGCATATGGATGTCTTCAAGGCTGGTAGAAAATTCCATCTTGCCTTGTTCTATTTCGCTTTCAATACGATGAAGACCGTCGTGAATGGCTTCTTTTTCTGCTTGTGTTAAAATCTGCTGTCTAGCAAGCATTTCACTATGCGCCAACGAACCTCGGATATCCTGGCTATAGAGCACATGGTCAAAACTAATGGATTCATTAATATCTTCCATGATCTTAGACGGCCCTTGATCATAATGGCCACCCCACATCCTATTAGCCTGTTTTTTAGAAGCCATACTCTATTTACACCTTATTTGGTGATAACCATACACAAGATACCTTGCATCTTCAAACGCTCGCTTAAATCCGAAGCTTCGCTAGCACTGGCAAACGGGCCAACCCTTAAACGATAACTTTGTTTTGAGCCGTTAATATAGGGAGATGAAGTAATAACCGGTTCAACAAACTCTAAGTCTTTCGAAGCATGTCGACGAATTTCCTGGAAGCGTGAGCGTGCAATGCCTTCATTGGCAAAGCTACCCAATTGCAACCAAATGCCCGTACCTGAGACAGCATAAGGATCGCCACCGCCAGTATAATAAGGACTGCGACCATAAGGATTCTGATCCTGATACCTGACGACCTGATGATTCATCACTTTAACTTGTCTGATATCTCTGTTTTGAATCACCTGAACAACACGCTGGCAATAATCAACATCGTTATCAATGGCATCACAGAAACCTTTTACGGCGTCAACGGAAGCAAAGGGTCCAGCCTGAATATAGGCATTACCACCCTCAACCCTTGCAACAGCAGGCTCAAGGAATTTAACAGTAATTGAAGATGGCTTCGAAAGGTGACCCCAAAATTGTTCAGCTTCTTTAGCATCGGTAAAGTTACCAAGTTCTGCCCATAAATTTTCACTGCCGGGAATAACCACATTTGCCATCGGCACGGGCGATTCTGCAGAAATTTGTACGGCCTCAGAAACACCTACCCC
This portion of the Alphaproteobacteria bacterium genome encodes:
- the lysA gene encoding diaminopimelate decarboxylase gives rise to the protein MDHFNYKHGVLYAEDVPVSDIVKQVGTPVYIYSSATIQRHYRVFLEPFPSSLNVMLCYAVKANDNNAIIKLLANEGAGVDAVSGGEIRRARIAGVNPKKIVFSGVGKTTEEMAYALTERILQFNVESEEELRTLSQVAESLGMTANIAIRLNPDIDAGTHHKISTGKKEHKFGVEWQRAKHIYRLAADLPGINPCAISMHIGSQLLDLEPFRKAFSKIAELLKMLRGEGHIITRLDLGGGLGIPYHEEVIPPTPKDYADVVSEATKDLGCSLVFEPGRLIVGNSGILVTQVIYEKKTESRNFLIVDAAMNNLIRPTLYDAYHHIIPVVQSSSNTVQHLVDVVGPICETGDVLAMQRLMPTCNPGDLLAIRSAGAYGSVMGSTYNSRPLLAEVMVKGDTFDVIRPRQTYEELFAKDHIPTWLKA
- a CDS encoding twin-arginine translocase TatA/TatE family subunit, encoding MGIWKLLLLVIAIFILFGAGKLPRVLGDLGVGIRKFKDGLNEGGDIKDVTPKEPK
- the argH gene encoding argininosuccinate lyase; this translates as MASKKQANRMWGGHYDQGPSKIMEDINESISFDHVLYSQDIRGSLAHSEMLARQQILTQAEKEAIHDGLHRIESEIEQGKMEFSTSLEDIHMHVESRLQEIIGDVAGKLHTARSRNDQVATDFKLFVRDTYDALDQRLKAVQSALLKRAAEHAETILPGFTHLQAAQPVTFGHHLLAYVEMLRRDRSRVADARKRLNECPLGAAALAGTSFPIDRHLTAELLGFDGPTRNSLDSTSDRDFAIEFLSVASLISMHLSRFAEEIVLWCSPGFRFITLSESFTTGSSIMPQKRNPDAAELVRAKTGRVYGALLSLLTVMKALPLTYSKDMQEDKEPVFDVAATLHLSLAAMEGMIKDMFINKDRMLALAGQGYATATDLADWLVQNLHIPFRKAHHITGRIVRLAEAKPCELHELKLDELQSVEPGINASIFDVLTVSKSVNSRQSFGGTSPLRVKEAISHAQKEYLK